One genomic segment of Mus pahari chromosome 4, PAHARI_EIJ_v1.1, whole genome shotgun sequence includes these proteins:
- the Pygo2 gene encoding pygopus homolog 2 isoform X3 — translation MKSPEKKRRKSNTQGPAYSHLTEFAPPPTPMVDHLVASNPFEDDFGAPKVGGAGPPFLGSPVPFGGFRVQGGMAGQVPPGYGTGGGGGPQPLRRQPPPFPPNPMGPAFNMPPQGPGYPPPGNMNFPSQPFNQSLGQNFSPPGGQVMPGPVGGFGPMISPTLGQPPRGELGPPPLPQRFTQPGAPFGPSLQRPGQGLPSLPPNTSPFPGPDPGFPGPGGEDGGKPLNPPAPTAFPQEPHSGSPAAAVNGNQPSFPPSSSGRGGGTPDANSLAPPGKAGGGSGPQPPPGLVYPCGACRSEVNDDQDAILCEASCQKWFHRECTGMTESAYGLLTTEASAVWACDLCLKTKEIQSVYIREGMGQLVAANDG, via the exons ATGAAGAGCCCTGAAAAGAAGCGAAGAAAGTCCAATACTCAG GGTCCTGCATACTCACATCTGACGGAGTTcgccccacccccgacccccatGGTGGATCATCTGGTCGCTTCTAACCCTTTTGAGGATGATTTCGGAGCCCCTAAAGTGGGGGGCGCAGGCCCTCCGTTCCTCGGCAGTCCGGTGCCCTTTGGAGGTTTTCGTGTCCAGGGGGGCATGGCAGGCCAGGTTCCCCCAGGCTACGgcactggaggaggagggggtccCCAGCCACTTCGTCGGCagccccctccttttcctcccaacCCTATGGGTCCAGCTTTTAATATGCCCCCTCAGGGCCCTGGCTACCCGCCCCCGGGCAACATGAACTTTCCCAGTCAACCCTTCAACCAGTCTCTGGGCCAAAACTTTAGCCCACCTGGTGGGCAGGTGATGCCAGGCCCAGTGGGCGGATTTGGTCCCATGATCTCACCCACCCTGGGACAGCCTCCTAGAGGGGAGCTgggtcctcctcctctcccacaaCGCTTTACCCAGCCAGGAGCACCTTTTGGTCCTTCTCTTCAGAGACCTGGTCAGGGACTCCCCAGCCTGCCCCCCAACACAAGTCCCTTCCCTGGTCCAGACCCTGGTTTTCCTGGCCCCGGCGGTGAGGATGGTGGGAAGCCCTTGAACCCACCTGCCCCCACCGCCTTTCCCCAGGAGCCCCACTCGggctcccctgctgctgctgtcaaTGGGAATCAGCCCAGTTTCCCGCCTAGCAGCAGCGGTCGAGGTGGGGGCACTCCAGATGCCAACAGTCTGGCACCCCCCGGCAAGGCAGGGGGAGGCTCAGGGCCGCAGCCTCCCCCGGGCCTGGTGTACCCCTGCGGTGCCTGCCGGAGCGAGGTGAACGATGACCAGGATGCCATTCTGTGTGAGGCCTCCTGCCAGAAGTGGTTTCACCGCGAGTGCACTGGCATGACCGAGAGTGCCTACGGCCTGCTGACCACCGAGGCCTCTGCCGTCTGGGCCTGTGATCTCTGCCTCAAGACCAAGGAGATCCAGTCTGTCTACATCCGAGAGGGCATGGGCCAGTTGGTGGCTGCTAACGATGGGTGA
- the Pygo2 gene encoding pygopus homolog 2 isoform X2 yields the protein MGLLHRGLCLAPSSTSKGPAYSHLTEFAPPPTPMVDHLVASNPFEDDFGAPKVGGAGPPFLGSPVPFGGFRVQGGMAGQVPPGYGTGGGGGPQPLRRQPPPFPPNPMGPAFNMPPQGPGYPPPGNMNFPSQPFNQSLGQNFSPPGGQVMPGPVGGFGPMISPTLGQPPRGELGPPPLPQRFTQPGAPFGPSLQRPGQGLPSLPPNTSPFPGPDPGFPGPGGEDGGKPLNPPAPTAFPQEPHSGSPAAAVNGNQPSFPPSSSGRGGGTPDANSLAPPGKAGGGSGPQPPPGLVYPCGACRSEVNDDQDAILCEASCQKWFHRECTGMTESAYGLLTTEASAVWACDLCLKTKEIQSVYIREGMGQLVAANDG from the exons ATGGGGTTGTTGCACCGTGGGCTTTGCCTTGCACCCTCTAGCACGTCTAAG GGTCCTGCATACTCACATCTGACGGAGTTcgccccacccccgacccccatGGTGGATCATCTGGTCGCTTCTAACCCTTTTGAGGATGATTTCGGAGCCCCTAAAGTGGGGGGCGCAGGCCCTCCGTTCCTCGGCAGTCCGGTGCCCTTTGGAGGTTTTCGTGTCCAGGGGGGCATGGCAGGCCAGGTTCCCCCAGGCTACGgcactggaggaggagggggtccCCAGCCACTTCGTCGGCagccccctccttttcctcccaacCCTATGGGTCCAGCTTTTAATATGCCCCCTCAGGGCCCTGGCTACCCGCCCCCGGGCAACATGAACTTTCCCAGTCAACCCTTCAACCAGTCTCTGGGCCAAAACTTTAGCCCACCTGGTGGGCAGGTGATGCCAGGCCCAGTGGGCGGATTTGGTCCCATGATCTCACCCACCCTGGGACAGCCTCCTAGAGGGGAGCTgggtcctcctcctctcccacaaCGCTTTACCCAGCCAGGAGCACCTTTTGGTCCTTCTCTTCAGAGACCTGGTCAGGGACTCCCCAGCCTGCCCCCCAACACAAGTCCCTTCCCTGGTCCAGACCCTGGTTTTCCTGGCCCCGGCGGTGAGGATGGTGGGAAGCCCTTGAACCCACCTGCCCCCACCGCCTTTCCCCAGGAGCCCCACTCGggctcccctgctgctgctgtcaaTGGGAATCAGCCCAGTTTCCCGCCTAGCAGCAGCGGTCGAGGTGGGGGCACTCCAGATGCCAACAGTCTGGCACCCCCCGGCAAGGCAGGGGGAGGCTCAGGGCCGCAGCCTCCCCCGGGCCTGGTGTACCCCTGCGGTGCCTGCCGGAGCGAGGTGAACGATGACCAGGATGCCATTCTGTGTGAGGCCTCCTGCCAGAAGTGGTTTCACCGCGAGTGCACTGGCATGACCGAGAGTGCCTACGGCCTGCTGACCACCGAGGCCTCTGCCGTCTGGGCCTGTGATCTCTGCCTCAAGACCAAGGAGATCCAGTCTGTCTACATCCGAGAGGGCATGGGCCAGTTGGTGGCTGCTAACGATGGGTGA
- the Pygo2 gene encoding pygopus homolog 2 isoform X1 translates to MAASAPPPPDKLEGGSGPAPPPAPPSTGRKQGKAGLQMKSPEKKRRKSNTQGPAYSHLTEFAPPPTPMVDHLVASNPFEDDFGAPKVGGAGPPFLGSPVPFGGFRVQGGMAGQVPPGYGTGGGGGPQPLRRQPPPFPPNPMGPAFNMPPQGPGYPPPGNMNFPSQPFNQSLGQNFSPPGGQVMPGPVGGFGPMISPTLGQPPRGELGPPPLPQRFTQPGAPFGPSLQRPGQGLPSLPPNTSPFPGPDPGFPGPGGEDGGKPLNPPAPTAFPQEPHSGSPAAAVNGNQPSFPPSSSGRGGGTPDANSLAPPGKAGGGSGPQPPPGLVYPCGACRSEVNDDQDAILCEASCQKWFHRECTGMTESAYGLLTTEASAVWACDLCLKTKEIQSVYIREGMGQLVAANDG, encoded by the exons ATGGCCGCCTCGGCGCCGCCCCCACCGGACAAGCTGGAGGGAGGCAGCGGCCCCGCACCGCCCCCCGCGCCGCCCAGCACCGGGAGGAAGCAGGGCAAGGCCG GTCTGCAAATGAAGAGCCCTGAAAAGAAGCGAAGAAAGTCCAATACTCAG GGTCCTGCATACTCACATCTGACGGAGTTcgccccacccccgacccccatGGTGGATCATCTGGTCGCTTCTAACCCTTTTGAGGATGATTTCGGAGCCCCTAAAGTGGGGGGCGCAGGCCCTCCGTTCCTCGGCAGTCCGGTGCCCTTTGGAGGTTTTCGTGTCCAGGGGGGCATGGCAGGCCAGGTTCCCCCAGGCTACGgcactggaggaggagggggtccCCAGCCACTTCGTCGGCagccccctccttttcctcccaacCCTATGGGTCCAGCTTTTAATATGCCCCCTCAGGGCCCTGGCTACCCGCCCCCGGGCAACATGAACTTTCCCAGTCAACCCTTCAACCAGTCTCTGGGCCAAAACTTTAGCCCACCTGGTGGGCAGGTGATGCCAGGCCCAGTGGGCGGATTTGGTCCCATGATCTCACCCACCCTGGGACAGCCTCCTAGAGGGGAGCTgggtcctcctcctctcccacaaCGCTTTACCCAGCCAGGAGCACCTTTTGGTCCTTCTCTTCAGAGACCTGGTCAGGGACTCCCCAGCCTGCCCCCCAACACAAGTCCCTTCCCTGGTCCAGACCCTGGTTTTCCTGGCCCCGGCGGTGAGGATGGTGGGAAGCCCTTGAACCCACCTGCCCCCACCGCCTTTCCCCAGGAGCCCCACTCGggctcccctgctgctgctgtcaaTGGGAATCAGCCCAGTTTCCCGCCTAGCAGCAGCGGTCGAGGTGGGGGCACTCCAGATGCCAACAGTCTGGCACCCCCCGGCAAGGCAGGGGGAGGCTCAGGGCCGCAGCCTCCCCCGGGCCTGGTGTACCCCTGCGGTGCCTGCCGGAGCGAGGTGAACGATGACCAGGATGCCATTCTGTGTGAGGCCTCCTGCCAGAAGTGGTTTCACCGCGAGTGCACTGGCATGACCGAGAGTGCCTACGGCCTGCTGACCACCGAGGCCTCTGCCGTCTGGGCCTGTGATCTCTGCCTCAAGACCAAGGAGATCCAGTCTGTCTACATCCGAGAGGGCATGGGCCAGTTGGTGGCTGCTAACGATGGGTGA